In Rhodamnia argentea isolate NSW1041297 chromosome 11, ASM2092103v1, whole genome shotgun sequence, one genomic interval encodes:
- the LOC115735871 gene encoding uncharacterized protein LOC115735871 isoform X1, translating into MYTSLIPISNFPLNIQRSHSRARISTPSIALISQLRAAELQEPPKNPKAEATNNDFPTMADIISASTAQNLDIELKTLGPFFRITARSLDAQGELGRAEGLIRVWTGGKILHLDSIRLRRETLGMERSIFGIGLFIGAVAIRHGYECGCRRAELLAINDSDLYHSKLVRFYTRIGFKAVHEVTGSILGDIAHMLVWGGVGTRMNANIEDLLIKWCTRFKSQK; encoded by the exons ATGTATACCTCTCTGATACCCATCTCCAATTTCCCCTTGAACATCCAAAGAAGTCACTCCAGAGCCCGAATTTCCACTCCATCGATCGCACTAATCTCCCAACTAAGAGCCGCCGAACTTCAAGAACCGCCCAAGAACCCCAAAGCAGAGGCCACGAACAATGACTTCCCAACCATGGCCGACATAATCAGCGCCTCGACGGCGCAGAACCTTGACATTGAACTGAAAACGCTGGGGCCCTTTTTCAGAATCACGGCCAGGAGCTTGGACGCCCAAGGAGAGCTCGGGAGGGCCGAAGGTCTGATCAGGGTCTGGACAGGAGGGAAGATTCTGCACCTGGATTCGATCAGGTTGAGGAGGGAGACGCTGGGGATGGAGAGATCCATATTTGGTATAGGGCTGTTCATTGGAGCTGTGGCGATAAGGCATGGGTACGAGTGTGGTTGCAGGAGGGCCGAATTGCTGGCCATCAATGACTCGGATCTTTACCATTCCAAG CTGGTTAGGTTTTACACGAGAATTGGGTTCAAGGCAGTGCACGAGGTGACGGGATCAATACTGGGTGACATTGCTCACATGTTGGTATGGGGGGGCGTCGGGACCAGGATGAATGCCAACATTGAGGACCTTCTAATCAAGTGGTGCACCCGTTTCAAGTCCCAGAAATGA
- the LOC115735871 gene encoding uncharacterized protein LOC115735871 isoform X2 has translation MYTSLIPISNFPLNIQRSHSRARISTPSIALISQLRAAELQEPPKNPKAEATNNDFPTMADIISASTAQNLDIELKTLGPFFRITARSLDAQGELGRAEGLIRVWTGGKILHLDSIRLRRETLGMERSIFGIGLFIGAVAIRHGYECGCRRAELLAINDSDLYHSKVPFVSLFLVHVLDEFLHIRPLVNHSTAL, from the exons ATGTATACCTCTCTGATACCCATCTCCAATTTCCCCTTGAACATCCAAAGAAGTCACTCCAGAGCCCGAATTTCCACTCCATCGATCGCACTAATCTCCCAACTAAGAGCCGCCGAACTTCAAGAACCGCCCAAGAACCCCAAAGCAGAGGCCACGAACAATGACTTCCCAACCATGGCCGACATAATCAGCGCCTCGACGGCGCAGAACCTTGACATTGAACTGAAAACGCTGGGGCCCTTTTTCAGAATCACGGCCAGGAGCTTGGACGCCCAAGGAGAGCTCGGGAGGGCCGAAGGTCTGATCAGGGTCTGGACAGGAGGGAAGATTCTGCACCTGGATTCGATCAGGTTGAGGAGGGAGACGCTGGGGATGGAGAGATCCATATTTGGTATAGGGCTGTTCATTGGAGCTGTGGCGATAAGGCATGGGTACGAGTGTGGTTGCAGGAGGGCCGAATTGCTGGCCATCAATGACTCGGATCTTTACCATTCCAAGGTTCCTTTCGTTTCTCTCTTTCTGGTTCACGTTCTTGATGA GTTCCTTCATATTCGTCCCTTGGTGAATCATAGTACTGCCCTATGA
- the LOC115735870 gene encoding dual-specificity RNA methyltransferase RlmN: MAYRSVFDAGEITSEFDKAGISSHFIPCIWKWVARNPSCEWSDIPSLPSAAYSLLNSKFKPLTSTLHSRVDSSDQVTTKLLIKLQNEAFVEAVIMTYDTRLGKYCGKPRPGGPRSTLCVSSQVGCKMGCKFCATGSMGFKSHLSSGEIVEQLVHASHISSVRNVVFMGMGEPLNNYTAVVEAIRVMTRSPFQLSLKRITVSTVGVTHAISKLHNDLPGVNLAVSLHAPVQDIRCQIMPAARAFPLERLMDTLQVYQKNSKQKIFIEYIMLNGVNDEDQHAHQLGKLLETFDVVVNLIPFNPIGSISHFRSSSDIKVSTFQKVLRGTYNIRTTVRKQMGQDISGACGQLVVNLPNKRSSVNAELLTDIEDIHL, from the exons ATGGCGTATCGTTCGGTGTTCGACGCTGGCGAAATCACGTCGGAGTTCGACAAGGCCGGAATCAGCTCTCATTTCATCCCCTGCATTTGGAA ATGGGTGGCGCGAAACCCTAGCTGCGAGTGGAGCGACATACCGTCGTTGCCCTCCGCCGCGTACTCGCTGCTGAATTCAAAGTTCAAGCCTTTGACCTCGACCCTTCACTCCCGAGTCGATTCTAGCGACCAAGTCACCACCAAACTTCTCATCAAGTTACAG AATGAGGCTTTTGTGGAGGCTGTGATCATGACATACGATACACGCCTAGGCAAATATTGTGGGAAACCCCGTCCAGGAGGTCCCAGGTCAACTCTATGCGTATCGTCTCAG GTTGGTTGCAAAATGGGGTGCAAATTCTGTGCCACCGGAAGCATGGGATTCAAAAGCCATTTATCATCTGGAGAAATCGTGGAACAATTGGTTCATGCCTCTCATATATCCTCTGTACGGAATGTCGTATTCATG GGAATGGGAGAACCTTTGAATAATTATACTGCAGTAGTGGAAGCTATCCGTGTGATGACCAGGTCACCATTCCAGTTGTCACTAAAGAGAATAACTGTGTCAACG GTTGGTGTCACTCATGCTATTAGCAAGCTTCATAATGATCTACCGGGCGTGAACTTAGCTGTATCATTGCATGCGCCAGTTCAAGACATCCGTTGTCAGATAATGCCTGCCGCTCGTGCTTTTCCTCTGGAAAGACTTATGGACACATTGCAAGTATATCAAAAGAACAG TAAGCAGAAAATCTTTATCGAGTACATAATGCTCAATGGAGTAAATGATGAAGATCAGCATGCCCACCAACTGGGCAAGTTGCTGGAGACATTTGATGTC GTTGTGAACTTGATACCTTTCAATCCAATCGGCAGTATTAGTCATTTTAGATCAAGCAGCGATATCAAAGTATCAACTTTCCAGAAAGTGCTTAGGGGTACTTATAACATCCGCACAACAGTTCGTAAGCAAATGGGTCAGGATATAAGTGGCGCATGTGGTCAGTTGGTTGTGAATCTTCCCAACAAGAGATCCTCAGTTAATGCGGAGCTCCTAACTGATATAGAGGATATACATCTTTGA